The nucleotide sequence GAGGCAATTACCTCGTTCACCGCAAGACTACGAATTAATTACGGTCTCGATCGTGTTGACCAGCTCTTCCGGACTGACGGGCTTCGCCAGGAAGGGATGCCCGTGGAAAAGATTGTCCTGAGCCACGACTTCTTCCCTGGAAACAATGGCAGTCAAAAAGACTATCGGCGTATCTTTGACCATGCTATCCGCCTTAATCTCCATTGCCACTGATCCGCCGTCCACGTCCGGCATAATGACATCGAGCACAATAATGTGCGGCAAGAACTCGCGGGCGGCCTCCACTCCCTTTGCCCCTTCGTTCTCGGTGCGGACTTCGTAATTACCTGTTCCTTCCAGGTAAAGCTTCAGTCCCCGCGTCACGGTCACTTCGTCATCAATGACCAGGATGCGTTTCTTCTCCATGAGGACTTCTCCTTACTCGGTTCTGAGTACGATCGTAACTACAACCCCCCCAGTTGCTCTATTCTCGATTTTAATAACCCCTTTATGCATTTCAACAATCTGTCTTACCACAGAAAGACCCAGCCCGGTCCCCTCGCCTGCAGCCTTGGTCGTGAAGAAGGGATCAAAGATCTTTTCCAGCTTATCCTGGCTGATTCCCCGGCCGGTATCAGCTACTTCTATTTTAACCACGGTATCCCCGACTCTGAAAGGGTCGTCTTTCCGGCGCCCCACAATATCGTCACCGGCCTCCAGGTCCAGGAGCTGGGTTCGGACCGTCAATTTGCCGCCTCCTTTCATCGAATGAGCGGCATTGGTGATGATATTGATGAGGACCTGCTGGATCTTGTTGATGTCAATACGGATCGGCGGCAAGGGATACGCCAGATCCTTTTCCACCGTGATCTGTTCCTTGTCGAGCTCGTGCTTCATCAGCCTAAGGGCTTCCTCGATTGCGGAGTTGATGTCTTCCACCGTGATTTCCAGCTGCACGGGAGCCGAAAAATCCAGAAGCCCTTTGACGATGCGGTCCGCTCTCTGCACCGAGTCATCCATATCCCCAAGCAAGGTGATGACATCCGCGCTCTGCGATTTGAGGTGTTGGGCCAAGTACTTGATTCCGATAATCAGGGTCATCAAGGGATTCTTGACCTCGTGGGCGACTCCTGCAGCCAGGCGGCCGATGGATTCCATCTTCGCGGCCCGGATGAGCTGAAGTTGCGTTGCCTTGAGCTCGTCATGAGACTTTTTGAGTTCCTCATGGGCGCGCTGAAGCTCTTCCTCTGCCTGCTTGCGTTCCGTAATATCGATGACGGAACTCAACACAAAGAGTCCTTCGGAAGTGCGGATAGGATTCAGCCCGATTTCCGCCGGAAAGCAACTGCCGTCCTTGCGCTGCCCGGCCAGCTCGCGGCGCAGGCCCATAACCACGGTATTGGGTTCCTCAAAGTACTTCCGCACAAATTCCGGGTGTTTCCCTCTGGAGGCCTCAGGCACCAAGATTTCCACGGGTCTTCCCAGAAGCTCGTCGCGCCGGTAGCCGAAAAGCTTTTCAGCCTCGGAGTTGACGAGCACCATCTGACCCTCCTCATTGATCATCACCATTCCGCTCGGAGAGGACTCCACGGCCAAACGAAAATGTTCGTCTGTTTGCTTGTGCTCCGTGATCCTTTCCATGATCACACGTTCCTGAGGAGGAGGCAGATTCCTGACCTCCAGTTGGGCCTTTTGCTCGGAGATCTGCCGGTCCAACTCTTGCACCTTCTTGTCCAAGTCGCGGTTGAGTTCCGCCAGCTTGCTCGCCTCGGTCACGAGCTGGCTCTCGCGTTGCAGCGTCACCCGCCGCCAACCCCTAAACAGCACAATGATGATCGCCAAGAGAGCCAAGAGCAGAAGAAGCAGGGAAAGCGTAACCGGCGCTTGAACCAAAATCTGACGGTGATGGGAACCGAGGAGTTCTCGCGCCTCCAAAGCCATGCCCTCGTCGAATTGCCGCATGCCGTCCGCATAGACCTGTCGCGCCACGGTGTAAGCCTCACTAAAGAGCACACCCTGCGCTTCAACTTTGGAGCCGTTGCGCACCAAATTGAGCATACGCCTGTCCAAATTCACGAGTTCGCGCGCGGCAGCCTCGGTATCCTCCACCCAATCCCCCTGGTAGGCCCCGGAAGCAAGGTCCATTGCCTCCTCGACCAGGGCTTCCAGCTCCTGCCGGTGCTCGTCATACTGGACTTGCCACTGGATGTCCCCTGTGGCCGCGGCCATGCGCACGGAAAGCGCCAAAATTTCATTTAGGCGGGTCAGGTCTCCGCGCAGTTCCTGCACACGGATGGATTGCTCGCGCGCCAACTGTCCGCGGCTCAAAGTGGTGAACAGACTCCAGCCCTGCCAGGCCAGTAGTCCCACCGTGACCATCACACAGATTGCCAAAATCAGACCTGGAGTTTTGCTATTCGATTCCATGGTCGCTCTTGCTGGAGCGGCGCCGAACCCGGCGCTGCTTTTGCTTGCGAATCTTGGCGGCTTGGGACTGCTCAGGCGTCTCTTGGCCCAGCACTTCCCTTTCGTAGCGCTCCGACAAAACCCTGCGAGCCAAAAAACGATTAAGGGCCTGAGAGCGCTCCTTTTGCATTTTGACTTCAATGCCCGAAGGCCTGTGTTTCAAGTACACACAGGTGGCTGTCTTATTTGCATGCTGGCCCCCGGGACCGGAGGAGCGCACAAATTTCTCTTCTATGTCCTCTTCGCGAAGGCCCGCTGCCTGCATGCGCGCTTTCAATTCCCGCTCTTTTTCCGGACGGATTGCTGACATGACTCACTTTCTGGTTGAGCGGGCGTCCAACAAGTCCGTCATCCCGAGGAGCGCCAGCGACGTGGGGATCTGTGTCCCCCAAAGATGGCGCGCGCAGCCCCCCGCTCTCCGTAAGTTCAAACGTTAGAAGTATATCTAAACACTCGGGCAGGTGTCGAGCACGGCTATTGATTTCAGAGAGAGATTCCCTGAAAATACCTCCATGGATGCAAAACAAATCGAACTCCTGCAAAACATGGCCATTTTCGGAGGCCTTCGCAACGACTCTCTGGAGTGGCTACTCGAAAAATCCCAAACCCGTTCCATTCCCCAAGGAGAATTCTTCTTTAAGCAAGAGGATGAAGGCGGAAGCATGTTCGTCGTGCTGGAGGGAACACTGTCCATTCAAAAGAGTTGGAAAGGCTACGGCCAGGAAATTAAGACGCTCTCCACCGGAGACTGCTTCGGGGAGATGTCCCTCATTGATCTGCAACCGCGCAGCGCATCGGTTCAGGCAGTGGAGGATTGCACAGTGATTGAGATCACCAGTGCAATCCTGGATGAGCTCCGCCAAAGGGATCTCGAAGAGTTCGCCCTGATTTACATGAATATGGGGCGCGAAATCAGCCGGAGGCTGCGCGTGACGAGTAAGCGGCTCTTCAACGCCAAGATGCAGGGATACCTGGGCGCGGAAGAGTTGTACTACGACGTCTGAAAGGAACACCATGAGCCCGACCCGCACTGCCCTGCTTCAGCAAATTCCCGTTTTTGACGGAGCAACTAAAGACACGATCAATATCATCTCCGAACTCTCCAACACAGTGACCCTGAAAGAGGGCAAGTACTTCTTCCATGAAAATGATCCGGCTGCCTCTTTTTATGTCATTGATTGCGGCAAGGTGGCCATTCTGAAAAATTGGAACGGTTTTGACCGTCAGATCAAAACACTCAAGGCGGGCCAGTGCTTCGGGGAGATGTCCCTTCTGGACCTCCGGCTGCGCAGCGCCTCGGTCAAAGCCCTTGAAGACTGCACTGTTTTGGAGATTCCTACCTCCGCACTGTACGAAGTGCGCAAACACAATCTCGAAGAGTTTGCGCTCATCCAGGCCAATATGGGCCGTATCGTCAGCCAGAAACTCCGCGAGACCAGCCTTAAACTCTTCCGCGCCAAGATGGAAGGCTTCCTGGCCGACGAAGATCTGTATATCGCGGTTTAAACAAACACAACCGTGCGGTTTCCGTAGGGCAGAACCTTGCGCTGCAAATGCCTGAGGATCGTGCGGGACAACACGACCTTCTCAAGATCCTTGCCGACTCGCATCATATCTTTCACGGAATCCTGGTGGGAGATGCGGACCACGTCCTGATCAATAATCGGTCCTTCGTCTAAGTCGGAAGTCACATAATGGCTGGTCACTCCGATGATCTTAACCCCTCTCTGGTGCGCGGAGTGATAGGGGCGCGCTCCGGGAAAAGCGGGCAAAAAGGAATGATGGATATTGATGATCTTGTTCGGATAATGCGCAATAAAATCACCCGTTAAAATCTGCATGTAGCGCGCCAGCACAATAAAATCGATTTTGTGCTTTTTTAGGAGCGCGAGCTGGTTCTGTTCCTGGTCTCTCTTGTTGTCCTGGGTCACGGGCAAAAAGTGAAAATCCACTCCGAATTGACCAGCCACCGAAGACATCTCCGGATGATTGCTGATCACCAGGGGCAGTTCCACTTGCCACTCCCCCACCTGCACACGCGAAAGGATGTCGTACAGACAATGCGTCTGCCGGGACACAAAAACGGCCATGCGCGGCACATCCGAGGAAAAATGCAGCTCATATTTCATCCCAAAGCCTTGGGCTACAAGGCGTTCGAACTCATTCCCAATTTCGCCCCGCGGAATCTGAAAACCGTTAAGATCCCATTCCACGCGCATGAAAAAGGCCGCCTCGGAGGCGTCCACATGCTGCTCCAGATTGAGGATATTCCCGTTGTGCCCGCTCACAAATTGAGTCACGGCCGCGACCAAACCCTTCTGGTCCGGACAATGAATCAAAAGAATTGCGGATTCTGTGGTCGTGGAATTTGTATCCATCAGTCGTTATAGAAGCTCTTTCTCGCAGTCAGGTACCCGGCCGGGGCGAAGCGCTTTCCAAAGCGTGCCTCAAACTGATGCAGCCTCTCTTCCACCCGCCTGAGTCCGATACCGTCCGCCCACTTGCACACGCCTCCGCGGAAGGGCGGAAAGCCTGTGCCGAAGATCATCCCGATATCCACCTCGTGCGGTCCTTGCACCACCCCCTCTTCCAAACATCGGGCCGCCTCGTTGATCATCAAGTACATCATCCGCGCAATCGCCTCATCTTCATTAACCTGCTTGATACCCGGGGCAAACTGGCGCACTGAGGTGTTGGCGCCCGCACTCCGGCCGCCTTTGTAGAGGTAGAACCCCCGCCCCGACTTCTTACCTAAAAGTCCTCCTCCGAGTATCTTGGGCAAAAGTCCGCTCGCCTCCAAATAGCCGCCGAAGGCCCCGGCCAAGGTCTTGGCCACCTCCACGGACACGTCAATCCCCACTTCATCATTGAGGCGGAAAGGCCCCATGGGCATCCCGAAGCTCTTCACAATGCGGTCAATCCACTCAAAATCAAAGCCCTCTTCAGCCAGGACACAGGCTTCGTTCAAATACACTCCCAAAAGCCTGTTCACCAAAAATCCGGGACTGTCCTTAACCACAATGGGAGTCTTGCCGAGTTTCTTGGAAAGATCAAAGAGAGTTGCCACCGTCTCGTCGCTGGTTTGATTCCCGCGCACCACTTCGACGAGAGGCATCCGGTGCACGGGATTGAAGAAGTGCATTCCGCCCAAACGCTCCGGCACCTTGAGAACAGATTGCATTTCGGTCAAAGACAGCGCCGAGGTATTGGAGGCCAACAACGCATCCTCACTCACATAGTCCTCGATCTCCGCCAGCACAGCCTTTTTGATTTCCATGTTTTCGACCACGGCCTCGATCACAATATCCCTTTGGGAAAAACCGGTATATGTGATGGTACCCGTGATGCGATCCATGCCCATCTCGCGTTCCAAGGGCTTGATCCGGCGGCGCTTAACCCCCTCGTTAAAAACCGACTCCGCGTGACGAAGACCTTCTGCCACACAGCTTTCCGCAATATCCTTCATGCGCACCGGATATCCCTTAGCCGCCAAGAGCTGGGCAATTCCGCCGCCCATCACTCCCGCGCCCACCACCGCCGCACTCTCCACGGGCAGAAGTCCCACATCTGCATCCACACCCGTCTGCTTCTTGGGCCGGTTACTCAGGTAGAAGGCATGCACAAGGCTCTTATGTTCCGGAGTTGTCAGGAGCCGGCCCAAAGCACTGGCTTCGATCTCCAAGCCGTCTTCCAGTGTTCCTTCAATTCCCCTTTGCACCACCTCCAAAGCCACAAGCGGAGCCGGATAATTTCCTCCCGTACTCTTGAGCACATTCTTGCGCGCCTGTTTGAAGAGAAACTCGCGGCCGAATTTGTTTTTCTCGAGCAAAACATTCTTCAAACCACCCCGGTTCTTTGCGCGGGCACGCTTGTACTTAGCCCCGCCCTTGCGAATGATCTCCTCAACAAACACTATTGAATACTTGGCCAAGAGCTCATCCGGGATCACCTCGTCCACCAAGCCCGTCTTGAGGGCGCGCCCGGCATCCAGGGTCTTTCCGGTAAGGATCATGTCCAGCGCCGCCTGCAAAGAAATCAAACGGGGCAGGCGCTGGGAACCTCCCCAAGCCGGGTAAATCCCTAATTTGATCTCAGGCAGTGAGATCTTGGCGCCGCCTGATGCGGCCAAGCGGTAATCGCAGGCCAGGATGAGTTCGGTCCCGCCGCCCATGCACGTGCCGTTGACGGCTGCGGCCACCGGAAAAGGCAGGTCGTCAATTTGCTGAAAAACAGATTGCCCTTTACGCGCCAGAATGTATGCGTCGTCCACATTATCCACCGCGGCTAATTCTTCAATATTGGCGCCTGCAATAAAGTTGTTGTGCTTTGCACTGCGGAAAACCGCCCCGCTCACCGCAGTGTCCGCGGCCAGGGCCTGCACGACCGTGTCCAGTGCATGCATAAACGGGGAACTCAGTACATTGACCTTTGCGTCTTGGCTGTCCAGAGTGATAACGGCAATCCCCGAATCTGTCAGGGCATAGCTCAGATACGGATTGATCTGTGAATCATCGAGCTCTTTCAAGGATGATGGCACCGCCTTGTCCTCCTCCGACACACAGTGTGGCAAGGCCAAACTGCACATCGCGTCTTTCCATTTCT is from Candidatus Omnitrophota bacterium and encodes:
- a CDS encoding response regulator, whose amino-acid sequence is MEKKRILVIDDEVTVTRGLKLYLEGTGNYEVRTENEGAKGVEAAREFLPHIIVLDVIMPDVDGGSVAMEIKADSMVKDTPIVFLTAIVSREEVVAQDNLFHGHPFLAKPVSPEELVNTIETVINS
- a CDS encoding PAS domain S-box protein; translated protein: MESNSKTPGLILAICVMVTVGLLAWQGWSLFTTLSRGQLAREQSIRVQELRGDLTRLNEILALSVRMAAATGDIQWQVQYDEHRQELEALVEEAMDLASGAYQGDWVEDTEAAARELVNLDRRMLNLVRNGSKVEAQGVLFSEAYTVARQVYADGMRQFDEGMALEARELLGSHHRQILVQAPVTLSLLLLLLALLAIIIVLFRGWRRVTLQRESQLVTEASKLAELNRDLDKKVQELDRQISEQKAQLEVRNLPPPQERVIMERITEHKQTDEHFRLAVESSPSGMVMINEEGQMVLVNSEAEKLFGYRRDELLGRPVEILVPEASRGKHPEFVRKYFEEPNTVVMGLRRELAGQRKDGSCFPAEIGLNPIRTSEGLFVLSSVIDITERKQAEEELQRAHEELKKSHDELKATQLQLIRAAKMESIGRLAAGVAHEVKNPLMTLIIGIKYLAQHLKSQSADVITLLGDMDDSVQRADRIVKGLLDFSAPVQLEITVEDINSAIEEALRLMKHELDKEQITVEKDLAYPLPPIRIDINKIQQVLINIITNAAHSMKGGGKLTVRTQLLDLEAGDDIVGRRKDDPFRVGDTVVKIEVADTGRGISQDKLEKIFDPFFTTKAAGEGTGLGLSVVRQIVEMHKGVIKIENRATGGVVVTIVLRTE
- a CDS encoding peptide chain release factor-like protein is translated as MSAIRPEKERELKARMQAAGLREEDIEEKFVRSSGPGGQHANKTATCVYLKHRPSGIEVKMQKERSQALNRFLARRVLSERYEREVLGQETPEQSQAAKIRKQKQRRVRRRSSKSDHGIE
- a CDS encoding cyclic nucleotide-binding domain-containing protein, which codes for MDAKQIELLQNMAIFGGLRNDSLEWLLEKSQTRSIPQGEFFFKQEDEGGSMFVVLEGTLSIQKSWKGYGQEIKTLSTGDCFGEMSLIDLQPRSASVQAVEDCTVIEITSAILDELRQRDLEEFALIYMNMGREISRRLRVTSKRLFNAKMQGYLGAEELYYDV
- a CDS encoding cyclic nucleotide-binding domain-containing protein gives rise to the protein MSPTRTALLQQIPVFDGATKDTINIISELSNTVTLKEGKYFFHENDPAASFYVIDCGKVAILKNWNGFDRQIKTLKAGQCFGEMSLLDLRLRSASVKALEDCTVLEIPTSALYEVRKHNLEEFALIQANMGRIVSQKLRETSLKLFRAKMEGFLADEDLYIAV
- the purU gene encoding formyltetrahydrofolate deformylase; protein product: MDTNSTTTESAILLIHCPDQKGLVAAVTQFVSGHNGNILNLEQHVDASEAAFFMRVEWDLNGFQIPRGEIGNEFERLVAQGFGMKYELHFSSDVPRMAVFVSRQTHCLYDILSRVQVGEWQVELPLVISNHPEMSSVAGQFGVDFHFLPVTQDNKRDQEQNQLALLKKHKIDFIVLARYMQILTGDFIAHYPNKIINIHHSFLPAFPGARPYHSAHQRGVKIIGVTSHYVTSDLDEGPIIDQDVVRISHQDSVKDMMRVGKDLEKVVLSRTILRHLQRKVLPYGNRTVVFV
- a CDS encoding enoyl-CoA hydratase/isomerase family protein; translation: MPSSLKELDDSQINPYLSYALTDSGIAVITLDSQDAKVNVLSSPFMHALDTVVQALAADTAVSGAVFRSAKHNNFIAGANIEELAAVDNVDDAYILARKGQSVFQQIDDLPFPVAAAVNGTCMGGGTELILACDYRLAASGGAKISLPEIKLGIYPAWGGSQRLPRLISLQAALDMILTGKTLDAGRALKTGLVDEVIPDELLAKYSIVFVEEIIRKGGAKYKRARAKNRGGLKNVLLEKNKFGREFLFKQARKNVLKSTGGNYPAPLVALEVVQRGIEGTLEDGLEIEASALGRLLTTPEHKSLVHAFYLSNRPKKQTGVDADVGLLPVESAAVVGAGVMGGGIAQLLAAKGYPVRMKDIAESCVAEGLRHAESVFNEGVKRRRIKPLEREMGMDRITGTITYTGFSQRDIVIEAVVENMEIKKAVLAEIEDYVSEDALLASNTSALSLTEMQSVLKVPERLGGMHFFNPVHRMPLVEVVRGNQTSDETVATLFDLSKKLGKTPIVVKDSPGFLVNRLLGVYLNEACVLAEEGFDFEWIDRIVKSFGMPMGPFRLNDEVGIDVSVEVAKTLAGAFGGYLEASGLLPKILGGGLLGKKSGRGFYLYKGGRSAGANTSVRQFAPGIKQVNEDEAIARMMYLMINEAARCLEEGVVQGPHEVDIGMIFGTGFPPFRGGVCKWADGIGLRRVEERLHQFEARFGKRFAPAGYLTARKSFYND